From the Rhinatrema bivittatum chromosome 7, aRhiBiv1.1, whole genome shotgun sequence genome, one window contains:
- the LOC115095048 gene encoding putative nuclease HARBI1, which yields METHFPEGKYGEGWLLGDGSYGCKPWLLTPLQSPHTVAKKRYSEAHGSTRNVIKRTFGVLKGRFQCLDHSGGALQYSAEKVMSIIVACCMLHNICQRFGVDADVVENLPTDPPVELAAAADNTAQGNDVR from the exons ATGGAGACCCATTTCCCAGAAGGGAAGTACGGTGAAggctggctacttg GTGATGGcagctatggctgtaagccctggttgctaactccgCTCCAGTCTCCACACACAGTGGCCAAAAAACGCTACAGTGAGGCTCATGGCAGTACGAGAAATGTGATCAAGCggacttttggagttctgaaaggCAGATTCCAATGTCTGGATCACTCTGGGGGAGCCCTGCAATACAGTGCTGAAAAGGTGATGAGCATtattgttgcctgctgcatgctacacaacatttgtcagcGATTTGGCGTGGATGCAGATGTTGTAGAAAACTTGCCAACAGATCCACCTGTGGAACTGGCTGCAGCGGCGGACAACACTGCACAGGGGAATGATGTTCGTTGA